One Candidatus Nanopelagicales bacterium genomic window carries:
- the ybeY gene encoding rRNA maturation RNase YbeY, whose product MIDLSNNAAGAVDEADLLGLATFLMSALGMSADAELSIALVDEDEMERLHREWLGEPGPTDVLSFPMDELVEPTVGESAVTGVLGDVVLCPSVAARQARSGDCQAEMRVLLTHGVLHLLGHDHSDQAAGRAMFGRQAELVAAYERSVTDPARDPAGTS is encoded by the coding sequence GTGATCGACCTGAGCAACAACGCCGCCGGCGCCGTGGACGAGGCGGATCTGCTCGGCCTCGCGACGTTCCTGATGTCAGCGCTGGGCATGTCCGCCGACGCGGAGCTGTCGATCGCGCTGGTCGACGAGGATGAGATGGAGCGGTTGCATCGCGAGTGGCTCGGCGAGCCCGGTCCGACGGATGTTCTCAGCTTCCCGATGGATGAGCTCGTCGAGCCAACGGTCGGCGAGTCGGCAGTGACCGGAGTGCTGGGAGACGTAGTGCTGTGTCCTTCGGTGGCCGCTCGTCAGGCCCGCTCGGGAGACTGCCAGGCGGAGATGCGTGTGCTTCTGACTCACGGCGTGCTGCACCTGCTGGGGCATGACCATTCGGATCAAGCCGCGGGGCGAGCCATGTTCGGACGGCAGGCGGAGCTGGTTGCCGCCTACGAGCGCTCGGTGACCGATCCTGCGCGCGACCCGGCGGGAACGTCGTGA